The Thioalkalivibrio sulfidiphilus HL-EbGr7 genome includes a window with the following:
- a CDS encoding YybH family protein has translation MSHFDTPELAEAAFYDAFERADLDAMRAVWADDKGICCIHPGGERLDGVAAVMDSWASILAGGPVLRFRISDRRVRVSGDLAVHILRENLYVEGALRGVALATNVYRRDESGWHMILHHAAADPSPPRVEPPAPGGIH, from the coding sequence ATGAGCCACTTTGACACCCCGGAACTGGCCGAAGCGGCCTTCTACGACGCCTTCGAACGGGCCGACCTGGACGCCATGCGCGCCGTCTGGGCGGACGACAAGGGCATCTGCTGCATCCACCCGGGCGGCGAGCGCCTGGACGGGGTGGCGGCGGTGATGGACAGCTGGGCCTCGATACTCGCCGGCGGACCGGTGCTGCGTTTTCGCATCAGCGACCGGCGTGTGCGGGTGAGCGGCGATCTGGCCGTGCACATCCTGCGGGAGAACCTCTACGTGGAAGGCGCCCTGCGGGGCGTGGCCCTGGCCACCAATGTCTATCGCCGGGACGAGTCGGGCTGGCACATGATCCTGCACCACGCCGCCGCCGACCCCAGCCCGCCCCGGGTGGAACCGCCCGCGCCCGGCGGGATCCACTGA
- the coaBC gene encoding bifunctional phosphopantothenoylcysteine decarboxylase/phosphopantothenate--cysteine ligase CoaBC — translation MSTLAQKRILLGVTGGIAAYKACELTRRLRDAGAEVRVVMTRSAMEFVTPLTFQALSGQPVRSALFDPEAEAGMDHIALARWADAILVAPATADFLARLAQGQADELLSTLCLASRAPLCVAPAMNQAMWANPATRANVQTLAERGVRLMGPGSGSQACGETGEGRMLEVPELVAGLEAVFATGALAGLQVLVTAGPTREPLDPVRYLSNRSSGKMGYAVARAAREAGARVTLVTGPTALAVPEGVEAVRVETAQEMLEAVMARVGTADVFVAAAAVADYRAASVETHKIKKQAEHLSLALERNPDILATVAALPGGPFTVGFAAETQDLERHARTKLMKKGLDLIAANDVSNGQGFDVDENALTLLWPGGGTTLERQPKERLARQLVTVIAQRMGEANSRFNIQDSKG, via the coding sequence ATGTCCACGCTTGCCCAGAAACGCATCCTGCTCGGGGTCACCGGCGGCATCGCGGCCTACAAGGCCTGCGAGCTGACCCGGCGTCTGCGCGATGCCGGGGCGGAGGTGCGGGTGGTGATGACCCGCTCCGCCATGGAGTTTGTCACGCCGCTCACCTTCCAGGCCCTGTCCGGGCAGCCGGTGCGGTCCGCCCTGTTCGACCCGGAGGCGGAGGCAGGCATGGACCACATCGCGCTGGCCCGCTGGGCGGACGCCATCCTGGTGGCCCCGGCCACGGCGGACTTCCTGGCGCGCCTGGCCCAGGGTCAGGCCGATGAGCTGCTGTCCACCCTGTGCCTGGCCAGTCGCGCGCCCCTGTGCGTGGCCCCGGCCATGAACCAGGCCATGTGGGCCAACCCGGCCACCCGGGCCAATGTGCAGACACTGGCCGAGCGGGGCGTGCGCCTGATGGGTCCCGGTTCAGGCAGCCAGGCCTGCGGCGAGACCGGCGAGGGCCGCATGCTGGAGGTGCCGGAGCTGGTCGCGGGCCTGGAGGCGGTGTTCGCCACCGGTGCCCTGGCCGGCCTGCAGGTGCTGGTCACCGCCGGCCCCACCCGCGAGCCCCTGGACCCGGTGCGCTACTTGAGCAACCGCAGTTCCGGGAAGATGGGCTACGCGGTGGCCCGCGCCGCCCGTGAGGCGGGCGCCCGGGTGACCCTGGTCACCGGGCCGACGGCCCTGGCCGTGCCCGAAGGGGTCGAGGCGGTGCGGGTGGAGACCGCTCAGGAGATGCTCGAGGCGGTCATGGCCCGGGTCGGCACGGCCGACGTGTTCGTGGCCGCCGCCGCCGTGGCCGACTACCGCGCCGCCTCGGTGGAGACCCACAAGATCAAGAAGCAGGCCGAGCACCTGAGCCTCGCGCTTGAACGCAATCCCGACATCCTGGCCACGGTGGCCGCCCTGCCCGGGGGTCCGTTCACCGTCGGCTTTGCCGCCGAGACCCAGGACCTGGAGCGCCACGCCCGCACCAAGCTGATGAAGAAAGGCCTGGACCTGATCGCGGCCAACGATGTCTCCAACGGCCAGGGATTCGACGTGGACGAGAATGCCCTGACCCTGCTCTGGCCGGGCGGCGGCACGACCCTGGAACGCCAGCCCAAGGAACGGCTGGCGCGGCAGCTCGTGACGGTGATCGCGCAACGGATGGGAGAGGCAAATTCAAGATTCAATATTCAAGATTCAAAGGGCTGA
- a CDS encoding MFS transporter translates to MSYTYPPRFQQTRWTIYSLLILAYMLVFFHRMAPGVVAGDLSAAFGISAAALGSLAAMYYYIYTAMQIPAGVLADTLGARYAVMLGNLVAGVGSITFGLAETFAVASTGRFLVGLGVSVVFVGLMKSNSVWFSERNYGTISGVTLLLGNLGAIAATGPLALVLVHYEWRSVFVALGVVAIGLALASWWKVRNRPEDLGFPSVREMEGLPAHAPRQQHWLADLRGVLAHRRLWPGFVYDFGVTGSLFGFVGLWAIPLLRDVHGLSRGDASGYTTAAMVAFALGCLVAGSFSDRLGRRRPVLTGGALAYASVCAAFLFLPWGPGASGYLLFTALGLSAGCFVVAYAQAKEVTAPALSGMAIALVNTGLFLGAALFQPLFGWVLDLGWDGQTVAGVPVYGLADYRQGLLLLLGFAGLAVLASLFFTETRSRNITVNG, encoded by the coding sequence ATGTCCTACACCTACCCGCCCCGCTTCCAGCAGACGCGCTGGACCATCTACTCCCTGCTCATCCTGGCCTACATGCTGGTGTTCTTTCACCGCATGGCGCCGGGGGTGGTGGCCGGGGACCTGTCCGCCGCCTTCGGCATCAGCGCCGCCGCGCTGGGTTCCCTGGCGGCCATGTATTACTACATCTACACCGCCATGCAGATCCCCGCCGGCGTGCTGGCGGACACCCTGGGGGCCCGCTACGCGGTGATGCTGGGCAACCTGGTCGCCGGGGTGGGCTCCATCACCTTCGGCCTGGCGGAGACCTTCGCGGTGGCGAGCACGGGCCGCTTCCTGGTGGGGCTCGGGGTCTCGGTGGTGTTCGTGGGGCTCATGAAGAGCAACAGCGTGTGGTTCAGCGAGCGCAACTACGGCACCATCAGCGGCGTCACCCTGCTGCTCGGCAACCTGGGCGCCATCGCCGCCACCGGCCCCCTGGCCCTGGTGCTGGTGCACTACGAATGGCGCAGCGTGTTCGTGGCCCTGGGCGTGGTGGCGATCGGGCTGGCCCTGGCCTCCTGGTGGAAGGTGCGCAACCGCCCCGAGGACCTGGGTTTCCCCTCGGTGCGCGAGATGGAGGGCCTGCCCGCCCACGCGCCGCGCCAGCAGCACTGGCTTGCCGACCTGCGCGGCGTGCTCGCCCACCGGCGCCTCTGGCCCGGCTTCGTCTACGACTTCGGGGTGACCGGCTCCCTGTTCGGCTTCGTGGGCCTGTGGGCTATCCCCCTGCTGCGGGACGTGCACGGCCTGAGCCGGGGTGATGCCTCCGGCTACACCACCGCCGCCATGGTCGCCTTCGCCCTGGGTTGCCTGGTGGCGGGCAGCTTCTCCGACCGCCTGGGCCGTCGCCGCCCGGTGCTCACCGGCGGGGCGCTGGCCTATGCATCCGTCTGCGCCGCCTTCCTGTTCCTGCCCTGGGGCCCGGGCGCCTCCGGCTACCTGCTGTTCACCGCCCTGGGCCTGTCCGCCGGCTGTTTCGTGGTGGCCTATGCCCAGGCCAAGGAGGTCACCGCCCCCGCCCTCTCCGGCATGGCCATCGCCCTGGTGAACACCGGCCTGTTCCTGGGCGCGGCCCTGTTCCAGCCCCTGTTCGGCTGGGTGCTGGACCTGGGCTGGGACGGGCAGACGGTCGCCGGCGTGCCGGTCTACGGCCTGGCCGACTACCGCCAAGGCCTCCTCCTGCTGCTCGGCTTCGCCGGCCTGGCGGTGCTCGCCAGCCTGTTCTTTACCGAAACCCGCAGCCGGAACATCACAGTGAACGGCTGA
- a CDS encoding exodeoxyribonuclease III, with protein MRIITLNANGIRSAARKGFFDWLKQQDADVVCIQETKAQEHQLGDETFWPQGYFTYYHDAEKKGYSGVALFCRSEPDRIITGLGSEEFDQEGRYIEAQFGKLSVISLYLPSGSSSEERQAAKFRFMDLFLDHMRALRRKRREYIVCGDWNIAHKPIDLKNWKSNQKNSGFLPEERAWLDTLFDELGWVDAFRVVNTEPDQYTWWSNRGQAWAKNVGWRLDYQVVSPGLRDKIRSASIYTEQRFSDHAPLSMDYDLPFPPDL; from the coding sequence ATGCGCATCATCACCCTCAATGCCAATGGCATCCGTTCCGCCGCCCGCAAGGGCTTCTTCGACTGGCTGAAGCAGCAGGACGCGGACGTGGTCTGCATCCAGGAGACCAAGGCCCAGGAGCATCAACTCGGCGACGAGACCTTCTGGCCCCAGGGCTACTTCACCTACTACCACGACGCCGAGAAGAAGGGCTATAGCGGCGTGGCCCTGTTCTGCCGCAGCGAGCCGGATCGCATCATCACCGGGCTCGGTTCCGAGGAGTTCGACCAGGAAGGGCGCTACATCGAGGCCCAGTTCGGCAAGCTCTCGGTGATCTCCCTGTACCTGCCCTCAGGCTCCTCCAGCGAGGAGCGCCAGGCCGCCAAGTTCCGCTTCATGGACCTGTTCCTGGACCACATGCGGGCGCTCAGGCGCAAGCGCCGGGAATACATCGTGTGCGGCGACTGGAACATCGCCCACAAGCCCATCGACCTAAAGAACTGGAAGAGCAACCAGAAGAACTCCGGCTTCCTGCCCGAGGAGCGGGCCTGGCTGGACACCCTGTTCGACGAGCTGGGCTGGGTGGATGCCTTCCGGGTGGTCAACACGGAACCGGACCAGTACACCTGGTGGTCCAACCGGGGCCAGGCCTGGGCCAAGAACGTGGGCTGGCGCCTGGACTACCAGGTGGTCTCCCCGGGCCTGCGTGACAAGATCCGTTCGGCGAGCATCTACACCGAGCAGCGCTTCTCCGACCACGCGCCGCTGAGCATGGATTACGATCTGCCGTTTCCGCCGGATCTCTGA
- a CDS encoding DUF4124 domain-containing protein produces the protein MNIVRNMLIVGSLAALMAATAAQAQMYRWTDEHGVVHYTDSPPPEAARQERRVLDDRGITVRTLERARTEEELEQQRQEQARAEAERQAREEQERRDRVLLQSFGTERELLNARDDRLAMVDSQISITREKIRTLEQQQTNLEERRRRLAAQEREIPEGLEQDIASTQRQILVQQRHLEERQLERERLVEQFDADLKRLRELKAAGR, from the coding sequence ATGAACATTGTACGCAACATGCTGATCGTCGGGAGCCTCGCGGCCCTCATGGCGGCAACCGCCGCCCAGGCCCAGATGTACCGCTGGACCGACGAGCATGGCGTCGTGCATTACACCGATTCACCACCGCCCGAGGCCGCGCGTCAGGAACGCCGCGTGCTCGACGATCGCGGCATCACCGTGCGTACCCTGGAGCGGGCGCGTACCGAGGAAGAACTGGAGCAGCAGCGCCAGGAACAGGCCCGCGCCGAGGCGGAGCGCCAGGCCCGTGAGGAACAGGAACGCCGCGACCGCGTGCTGCTGCAAAGCTTCGGCACCGAGCGCGAACTCCTCAACGCCCGGGACGATCGCCTGGCGATGGTGGACAGCCAGATCAGCATCACCCGAGAGAAGATCCGCACCCTGGAACAGCAGCAGACGAACCTGGAAGAACGGCGCCGCCGGCTTGCCGCCCAGGAGCGCGAGATTCCGGAAGGCCTGGAACAGGACATCGCCTCCACCCAGCGCCAGATCCTGGTACAGCAACGGCACCTGGAAGAACGCCAGCTGGAACGGGAGCGGCTGGTGGAACAGTTCGACGCCGATCTCAAGCGCCTGCGGGAACTCAAGGCGGCGGGAAGGTGA
- the argB gene encoding acetylglutamate kinase gives MNQESATNTARVLIEALPYIQRFSGKTIVIKYGGNAMVDENLKQGFARDIVLLKQVGLNPVVVHGGGPQIGKLLERLGKESRFVDGLRVTDSETMDVVQMVLGGLVNKEIVNLINRYGGRAVGLTGKDGGLIHARRLTHVRASENADAPEIIDLGHVGEVSGIDPAVVHMLDSGDFIPVIAPIGVGEDGAAYNINADLVAGKMATVLGAEKLILLTNTTGVLDPQGKLLTGLTARQVDELIADGTIHGGMIPKIRCALDAVNSGVKTAHIIDGRVEHAVLLELFTDKGVGTLIRS, from the coding sequence ATGAACCAGGAATCCGCCACCAACACCGCCCGCGTCCTCATCGAGGCGCTGCCCTACATCCAGCGCTTCTCCGGCAAGACCATCGTCATCAAGTACGGCGGCAACGCCATGGTGGACGAAAACCTCAAGCAGGGGTTTGCCCGGGATATCGTGCTGCTCAAGCAGGTGGGCCTCAATCCCGTGGTGGTGCACGGCGGCGGGCCGCAGATCGGCAAGCTCCTGGAACGACTCGGCAAGGAATCCCGCTTCGTGGACGGGCTGCGGGTGACCGACAGCGAGACCATGGACGTGGTGCAGATGGTGTTGGGCGGGCTGGTGAACAAGGAGATCGTCAATCTCATCAACCGCTATGGCGGCCGCGCCGTGGGACTCACGGGCAAGGACGGGGGGCTGATCCATGCCCGGCGACTGACACACGTGCGCGCCAGCGAGAACGCCGACGCCCCGGAGATCATCGACCTGGGGCACGTGGGCGAGGTCTCGGGCATCGACCCGGCAGTGGTGCACATGCTGGATTCCGGGGACTTCATCCCGGTGATCGCCCCCATCGGCGTGGGTGAGGACGGCGCCGCCTACAACATCAACGCGGACCTGGTGGCGGGCAAGATGGCCACGGTGTTGGGCGCGGAGAAACTCATCCTGCTCACCAACACCACCGGCGTGCTGGATCCACAGGGCAAGCTGCTCACCGGGCTGACCGCCCGGCAGGTGGACGAACTGATCGCCGACGGCACCATCCACGGCGGTATGATCCCGAAGATCCGCTGCGCTCTGGATGCGGTGAATTCCGGCGTGAAGACCGCCCACATCATCGACGGGCGGGTGGAGCACGCGGTGCTGCTGGAACTGTTCACGGACAAGGGCGTGGGCACGCTGATCCGGAGTTGA
- a CDS encoding AmpG family muropeptide MFS transporter: MNAWLESLKVYYDRRMLTLLALGFSSGLPAPLVFSNLSIWLRDEGVSRTDIGLFALATTPYAINFLWAPLVDRMRLPWLTARFGRRRGWALFAQGWLILAIGLMALTNPSGNLMAVALAALFVAFVSATQDIVIDAYRIDVLEPHQYGAGSAAAIWGWHLGGTLVGGAGGLYLAASLGWNVAYGVLALAIGIGVIAILVSPEPRARPTEETLARERRVSERLHHLHWLRGRLADLAAWLYGAVVAPFADFMRRDGWVLILVFIFVFKFGDAMLGRMSGVFYREMGFSLTDIANVSKVYGLAANAFGILVGGYLVYRLGVMKSLLFAGFAAASTNLTYSWLAMSGHDMTVFKIAVMSDNFTGGLATVAFVAYLSSLTNVAYTATQYALLASLGNLARIWLSASSGWMVDQMDGDWVVFFAMTAGLALVGLPLLLILMWRFPRPEPKRAEPPSG, encoded by the coding sequence ATGAACGCCTGGCTTGAGAGTCTCAAGGTCTACTACGACCGGCGCATGCTCACGCTGCTGGCGCTGGGGTTTTCCTCGGGTCTGCCGGCGCCGCTGGTGTTCAGCAACCTGTCCATCTGGCTGCGGGACGAAGGCGTCAGCCGCACGGACATCGGCCTGTTCGCCCTGGCCACCACCCCCTACGCCATCAACTTCCTGTGGGCGCCGCTGGTGGACCGCATGCGTCTGCCCTGGCTCACGGCCCGTTTCGGGCGCCGGCGCGGCTGGGCCCTGTTCGCCCAGGGCTGGCTGATCCTGGCCATCGGCCTGATGGCGCTCACCAATCCCTCCGGCAACCTCATGGCCGTGGCCCTGGCAGCCCTGTTCGTGGCGTTCGTCTCCGCCACCCAGGACATCGTCATCGACGCCTATCGCATCGACGTGCTGGAGCCCCACCAGTACGGCGCCGGTTCGGCGGCCGCCATCTGGGGCTGGCACCTGGGCGGCACCCTGGTGGGCGGCGCGGGCGGCCTGTACCTGGCCGCGAGCCTGGGATGGAACGTGGCCTACGGGGTGCTGGCGTTGGCCATCGGCATCGGCGTGATCGCCATCCTGGTCTCACCGGAGCCCAGGGCCCGGCCCACCGAGGAGACCCTGGCCCGGGAGCGGCGGGTCTCCGAGCGCCTGCATCACCTGCACTGGCTGCGCGGGCGCCTGGCGGACCTGGCCGCCTGGCTCTACGGCGCGGTGGTGGCGCCGTTCGCCGACTTCATGCGCCGGGACGGCTGGGTGCTGATCCTGGTGTTCATCTTCGTGTTCAAGTTCGGCGATGCCATGCTGGGGCGCATGTCCGGGGTGTTCTACCGGGAGATGGGCTTCTCCCTCACGGACATCGCCAACGTCTCCAAGGTCTACGGTCTGGCCGCCAACGCCTTCGGCATCCTGGTGGGGGGTTACCTGGTCTACCGCCTGGGGGTGATGAAGTCCCTGCTCTTCGCCGGCTTCGCCGCCGCCAGCACCAACCTCACCTATTCCTGGCTGGCCATGTCCGGGCACGACATGACCGTGTTCAAGATCGCGGTGATGAGCGACAACTTCACCGGGGGGCTCGCCACCGTCGCCTTCGTGGCCTACCTCTCGAGCCTCACCAACGTGGCCTACACCGCCACCCAGTACGCCCTGCTGGCCTCCCTGGGCAACCTGGCGCGCATCTGGCTGTCCGCCTCCAGCGGCTGGATGGTGGACCAGATGGATGGCGACTGGGTGGTGTTCTTCGCCATGACCGCAGGCCTGGCCCTGGTGGGCCTGCCGCTGCTGCTGATCCTGATGTGGCGTTTCCCCAGGCCCGAGCCGAAACGGGCTGAGCCTCCCTCCGGCTGA
- the pyrE gene encoding orotate phosphoribosyltransferase: protein MKTYQSEFLAFCLERGVLRFGEFTLKSGRISPYFFNAGLFNTGSDLARLGRFYAQAISESGAAFDMLFGPAYKGIPLAAATAIALAEHHGRDLPWCFNRKEAKDHGEGGSLVGAPLTGRVLIVDDVITAGTAIRESVDIIRAAGAEPVGVAIALNRQERGKGEHSAIQEVEAEYGLKVINIASLGDLIEFMREQGGLDEHLKAVEAYRAQYGV from the coding sequence ATGAAAACCTACCAGTCCGAATTCCTCGCCTTCTGCCTGGAGCGCGGCGTGCTGCGCTTCGGTGAATTCACCCTCAAGTCCGGCCGGATCAGCCCGTATTTCTTCAATGCAGGCCTGTTCAACACCGGTTCCGACCTGGCCCGGCTGGGGCGCTTCTACGCCCAGGCCATCAGCGAATCGGGGGCAGCGTTCGACATGCTGTTCGGCCCCGCCTACAAGGGCATCCCGCTGGCCGCCGCCACCGCCATCGCGCTGGCCGAGCACCACGGCCGCGACCTGCCCTGGTGCTTCAATCGCAAGGAGGCCAAGGACCACGGCGAGGGCGGTTCCCTGGTGGGCGCGCCGCTCACTGGCCGGGTACTGATCGTGGACGACGTGATCACCGCCGGCACCGCCATCCGCGAATCCGTGGACATCATCCGTGCCGCCGGCGCCGAGCCCGTGGGCGTGGCCATCGCGCTCAACCGCCAGGAGCGGGGCAAGGGTGAACACTCAGCCATCCAGGAAGTGGAGGCGGAATACGGCCTCAAGGTGATCAACATCGCCTCCCTGGGGGATCTCATCGAGTTCATGCGCGAGCAGGGCGGCCTGGACGAACACCTCAAGGCCGTGGAGGCATACAGGGCACAGTACGGTGTTTAA
- the radC gene encoding RadC family protein, with amino-acid sequence MPITDWPADERPREKLLSRGAAALSDAELLAIFLRTGVAGKTAVDLARELLSRFGGLRPLLQADLVSFSSARGLGSAKYAQLQAVLEMGRRHLSESLARGDALTSPDDTRRFLAARLRDYPFEVFACLFLDNRHRVIAFEELFRGTIDGASVHPREVVRRALAHNAAALILAHNHPSGVAEPSRSDEAITRRLRDALALVDIRVLDHVVVGDSLVSFAERGLL; translated from the coding sequence ATGCCCATCACCGACTGGCCCGCCGACGAGCGTCCGCGGGAGAAGCTCCTGAGCCGCGGCGCGGCGGCACTCTCCGACGCCGAACTGCTGGCCATCTTTCTGCGCACTGGCGTCGCCGGCAAGACCGCCGTGGATCTCGCCCGGGAACTGCTGTCGCGATTCGGCGGCCTGCGCCCGCTGTTGCAGGCAGACCTTGTCAGCTTCTCTTCTGCCCGGGGCCTGGGCTCGGCCAAGTACGCCCAGCTCCAGGCCGTGCTGGAGATGGGCCGCCGGCACCTCTCCGAATCCCTTGCCCGGGGCGATGCCCTCACCAGCCCCGACGACACCCGCCGTTTCCTCGCGGCGCGCCTGCGGGACTACCCCTTCGAGGTGTTCGCCTGCCTGTTCCTGGACAACCGCCACCGGGTGATCGCCTTCGAGGAGCTTTTCCGGGGCACCATCGACGGCGCAAGCGTGCATCCCCGGGAGGTGGTACGCCGGGCGCTGGCCCACAACGCCGCCGCGCTGATCCTGGCCCACAACCATCCCTCCGGCGTGGCCGAGCCCTCGCGCTCAGACGAGGCCATCACCCGGCGCCTGCGCGATGCCCTGGCCCTGGTGGACATCCGGGTGCTGGATCACGTGGTGGTGGGGGATTCGCTGGTGTCGTTCGCCGAGCGGGGGCTGCTCTAG
- the dut gene encoding dUTP diphosphatase, whose product MKIDVKILDPRIGKEIPLPTHATPGSAGMDLRACVEGPLTLAPGDTQLIPTGIAIHIADPGLAAMILPRSGLGHKHGIVLGNLVGLIDSDYQGQLFVSCWNRGREPFVIQAGERIAQLVIVPVVQAEFQVVESFEESHRGEGGFGSSGRH is encoded by the coding sequence ATGAAGATCGACGTCAAAATCCTCGACCCCCGCATCGGCAAGGAGATCCCCCTGCCCACCCACGCGACCCCCGGCTCCGCCGGCATGGACCTGCGCGCCTGCGTGGAAGGGCCGCTCACGCTGGCGCCGGGCGATACCCAGCTCATCCCCACGGGCATCGCCATCCATATCGCCGATCCGGGACTGGCGGCCATGATCCTGCCCCGTTCGGGCCTGGGCCATAAGCACGGCATCGTGCTGGGCAACCTGGTGGGCCTGATCGACTCCGACTACCAGGGCCAGCTGTTCGTCTCCTGCTGGAACCGGGGCCGCGAGCCCTTCGTGATCCAGGCCGGCGAGCGCATCGCCCAGCTGGTGATCGTGCCCGTGGTGCAGGCGGAGTTTCAGGTGGTGGAGTCCTTCGAGGAGAGCCACCGGGGGGAAGGGGGGTTCGGCTCCTCCGGGAGGCACTGA
- a CDS encoding VanZ family protein: protein MMPHRNLAYRLLFDASWTGARRFVFWSTVLLLIAGSLMPAAHIPDTGLSDKAGHLLGYAVLTLAGLLAYPQRAGWVLPGVFALGVAIELAQHLTPSRSFEWLDMLANGAGVLLGFALVWWLRRSLGD, encoded by the coding sequence ATGATGCCGCACCGAAACCTCGCCTACCGGCTGCTGTTCGACGCCTCCTGGACGGGGGCGCGCCGGTTCGTCTTCTGGAGTACGGTGCTGCTGCTGATCGCGGGCAGTCTCATGCCCGCCGCCCACATCCCCGACACGGGCCTGTCGGACAAGGCGGGCCACCTGCTGGGCTATGCCGTGCTGACCCTGGCGGGCCTGCTGGCCTATCCGCAACGGGCAGGGTGGGTGTTGCCGGGGGTATTCGCCCTGGGCGTGGCCATCGAGCTGGCCCAGCACCTCACCCCGAGCCGCAGCTTCGAATGGCTGGACATGCTGGCCAACGGCGCCGGTGTGCTGCTGGGCTTCGCCCTGGTGTGGTGGCTGAGGCGATCACTTGGCGATTGA
- a CDS encoding YybH family protein produces MPQRYATPDEAEAAYYAAFQAADLDAMMDVWLEHPDIVCMHPVGGYLLRGYPAVLEGWLHVFARELDIKLELKHVVRTVTADLAVHSGEEHITRSGDTGVSGIIRVTNVYQRTLDGWRMVQHHASPGPREPHVEAPPDFLSGGGGNRTH; encoded by the coding sequence ATGCCCCAGCGCTACGCCACCCCGGACGAGGCGGAAGCCGCCTATTACGCCGCCTTCCAGGCGGCGGACCTGGACGCCATGATGGACGTGTGGCTGGAGCACCCGGACATCGTCTGCATGCATCCCGTCGGCGGATACCTGCTGCGCGGCTACCCGGCGGTACTGGAGGGCTGGCTGCACGTGTTCGCCCGGGAACTGGACATCAAGCTGGAGCTCAAGCACGTGGTGCGCACCGTCACCGCGGACCTGGCCGTGCACAGCGGTGAGGAGCACATCACCCGCTCGGGAGACACCGGGGTGAGCGGCATCATCCGGGTCACCAACGTCTACCAGCGCACCCTGGACGGCTGGCGCATGGTGCAGCACCACGCCTCCCCCGGCCCCCGGGAGCCCCACGTGGAGGCACCGCCGGATTTTCTCTCGGGCGGCGGCGGGAATAGAACGCATTAG
- a CDS encoding sulfite exporter TauE/SafE family protein, whose amino-acid sequence MSILDQTLLFVIALMANLLSALSGGGAGLVQLPALIFLGLPFGVALATHKVASVALGLGATLRHLKENTLERRFTGFILITGLPGVMIGASFILQVPERAAEIALGLLTMGLGLYSVLSPGLGQAYLPRNRSRRGYLLGGVGLFLIGVLNGSLTSGTGLFCTLWLVYWFGLDYKRAVAYTLVLVGIFWNGTGALVLGVLGEIRWSWLPALIAGSLIGGYLGASLGIRHGNRWIKRAFEAVTLLVGLGLILK is encoded by the coding sequence TTGTCTATTCTGGACCAGACCCTGCTGTTCGTCATCGCCCTGATGGCCAATCTGCTCTCCGCGCTGTCCGGTGGCGGTGCGGGACTGGTGCAGTTGCCGGCACTGATCTTTCTCGGCCTTCCCTTTGGCGTGGCTCTGGCCACCCACAAGGTGGCGAGCGTCGCGCTGGGCCTGGGCGCAACCCTGCGACACCTCAAGGAAAACACACTCGAGCGCCGCTTTACAGGCTTCATCCTGATCACCGGTCTGCCCGGAGTGATGATCGGCGCCAGTTTCATCCTGCAGGTGCCTGAAAGGGCAGCGGAAATCGCCCTGGGCCTGCTGACCATGGGGCTTGGGCTTTATTCGGTGCTGAGCCCCGGCCTGGGACAGGCTTATCTGCCGCGAAATCGCAGCCGGCGGGGTTACCTGCTGGGCGGTGTCGGGCTGTTCCTGATCGGGGTGCTGAACGGCTCGCTCACCTCCGGTACCGGACTGTTCTGCACCCTGTGGCTGGTGTACTGGTTCGGCCTGGACTACAAGCGCGCCGTGGCCTACACGCTGGTGCTGGTGGGCATCTTCTGGAACGGTACCGGGGCCCTGGTGCTGGGCGTGCTCGGGGAGATCCGCTGGAGCTGGCTGCCGGCCCTGATCGCGGGCTCGCTGATCGGCGGTTACCTGGGGGCGAGCCTGGGCATCCGCCATGGCAACCGCTGGATCAAGCGCGCCTTCGAGGCGGTGACCCTGCTGGTGGGCCTGGGCCTGATCCTGAAATGA